In Halothermothrix orenii H 168, the sequence CACTGTCGGGGTATGGCAGAGGGATAAAAAATATTTATGGCTTGAACGGTCTCGCCTCTGGGTATTATTTTCCTGGGGTCTGTTAACTGCAGGTATTATTACGGGAGGGAAATGGGCCTATACAGAGCTTGGCTGGGGGGGATACTGGGCATGGGACCCGGTAGAAAATGCCTCCCTGTTTCCCTGGTTAATAGCAACAGCCCTGTTACATAACCTTATTTTGCGTAAAAGGGCTGGTGGGGTTAAACTCTTGAATTTTATTTTAATATCACTATCTTTTGTTTTAACTATCTTCGGTACTTTTCTAACCAGAAGTGGTCTTCTGGATTCTGTTCATGCCTTCAGTAATGGTAAAATTGGTTATTATTTCTTGTTTATATTAATAGTTCTGGTCTTACTAGTAATCTATCTTATAATTACCAGATACAATTATTTTAAAAAAACCAACCTTAATATAAAATTATTTTCAGTAGAGGGAGTTCTGATTTTAACCGGCATTTTCCTTATGTTTATCTTTGGAGGAGTTTTACTTGGTACACTATTCCCGGTCATAACAGAGGTTTTCGTAGAAAGGAGAATAATCCTTAACAAGGTTTTTTATAACCAGTTTACAGTTCCTTTCTGGTTACTCATTGTTTTTTTAATGGGATTATGCCCTCTTATAAAAGGGGGGAAGTGGAAGGCAAAGGAGTTTGTCCTGCCTTTACTGGCCGGTGTGGTAATGTTTATAGGAATAATAATTAAGTACAATCACGGTCTGGCGGCCTTTTCTTTCGCCATTTGTATTTTTGCTTCCGGGTCAATTATTCAGAATTTTATAATAGATATTTTAAAATTGAGATACAAAAACGATAAAAGCCTCCTGGCCAGTATCATTAAATTATTTATATTACATAAGCGAAAACCTGGGTCATATATAATACATATCGGTATAATTTTAATTGTTATAGGGATTACAGGTTCCTCCCTTCTGGGGAACGGAAAGTTACAGGTGTTAAGGCCAGGGGAGGAAATGGTTTTAAAGAATTACC encodes:
- a CDS encoding heme lyase CcmF/NrfE family subunit, which gives rise to MVTVAVVILLKALIRSNFNYEYVVRYTSRDLPLIYKISALWAGQSGSLLLWLFFMSLTGLIVQLNKHFGKENYDIAVTGIINVIRLFFMAVLTGPASPFKISAPAPYFGQGLNPMLQNIYMAIHPLFLFAAYSGFIVPFSLATVGVWQRDKKYLWLERSRLWVLFSWGLLTAGIITGGKWAYTELGWGGYWAWDPVENASLFPWLIATALLHNLILRKRAGGVKLLNFILISLSFVLTIFGTFLTRSGLLDSVHAFSNGKIGYYFLFILIVLVLLVIYLIITRYNYFKKTNLNIKLFSVEGVLILTGIFLMFIFGGVLLGTLFPVITEVFVERRIILNKVFYNQFTVPFWLLIVFLMGLCPLIKGGKWKAKEFVLPLLAGVVMFIGIIIKYNHGLAAFSFAICIFASGSIIQNFIIDILKLRYKNDKSLLASIIKLFILHKRKPGSYIIHIGIILIVIGITGSSLLGNGKLQVLRPGEEMVLKNYRFEYQGLTRKVFYTKTRVIAKLQVYRGKRRLGDITSEKIFYPGHDQPDTEIGLMSKINEDIYFNLAGWDGDQARIEVNIYPLVSLIWTGALVICIGVVVLVLPVRQEIDYQQGTKSGRGCPGWKY